The following proteins are co-located in the Motilibacter rhizosphaerae genome:
- a CDS encoding ABC transporter ATP-binding protein yields the protein MTTRAAISLSGVRKAFGSVQAVDGLDLEVPEGSCFGLLGPNGAGKSTTMRLLTAQALADAGEIRVLGLEVPRESKRVRAAMGVVPQRDNLDEQLSCEQNLQVFARLYRVPRRERDAAVARALGVAQLTDRADTRVDKLSGGMRRRLLIARGLVHRPALVLLDEPTVGLDPQVRQELWSLIDGLRAEGVTVLMSTHYIEEAERLADLVAVVAAGRVVAQGRPADLLAEHAGERAYEYYGPPHRLEEVAERVHGAGLPTRRTGPSVSVLRAESMPAELAEQLGERLERPANLEDVFVALTGEVVA from the coding sequence GTGACGACGCGAGCGGCGATCTCCCTGTCCGGCGTGCGCAAGGCCTTCGGCAGCGTGCAGGCCGTCGACGGGCTCGACCTCGAGGTGCCGGAGGGGTCCTGCTTCGGCCTGCTCGGGCCCAACGGCGCGGGGAAGTCGACGACGATGCGGCTGCTCACGGCGCAGGCCCTCGCCGACGCCGGGGAGATCCGCGTGCTCGGGCTCGAGGTGCCGCGCGAGTCCAAGCGGGTGCGTGCCGCGATGGGCGTCGTGCCGCAGCGCGACAACCTCGACGAGCAGCTCTCGTGCGAGCAGAACCTCCAGGTGTTCGCGCGGCTCTACCGCGTCCCCCGCCGCGAGCGCGACGCGGCCGTGGCCCGGGCCCTGGGGGTCGCGCAGCTGACCGACCGCGCGGACACCCGCGTGGACAAGCTGTCGGGCGGCATGCGCCGCCGGCTGCTCATCGCCCGCGGGCTGGTGCACCGTCCGGCGCTGGTGCTGCTCGACGAGCCGACCGTCGGGCTGGACCCGCAGGTGCGCCAGGAGCTCTGGTCGCTCATCGACGGGCTGCGCGCCGAGGGGGTCACCGTCCTCATGTCCACGCACTACATCGAGGAGGCCGAGCGGCTCGCCGACCTCGTCGCCGTCGTGGCCGCCGGCCGGGTCGTCGCGCAGGGCCGGCCGGCGGACCTGCTCGCCGAGCACGCGGGGGAGCGGGCGTACGAGTACTACGGCCCGCCGCACCGGCTCGAGGAGGTGGCCGAGCGCGTGCACGGCGCGGGCCTGCCGACGCGCCGCACGGGGCCCTCCGTGTCGGTCCTGCGCGCGGAGTCGATGCCCGCCGAGCTCGCCGAGCAGCTGGGCGAGCGGCTCGAGCGGCCGGCCAACCTCGAGGACGTGTTCGTGGCGCTGACCGGGGAGGTGGTGGCGTGA
- a CDS encoding DEAD/DEAH box helicase, translating to MTQSSMPPRQHAPRPSGRGSGPRPTGGRPVPAARTAPTGQRAPRPAAPQPGAQPAAQPAVAELPTRTFAELGVPAALAAELVRQGKTTAFPIQTATLPDSLAGRDVLGRGATGSGKTLAFALPLVARLSGAPRSRPSTPRGLVLVPTRELANQVADTVAPLATAAGLRTTTIFGGVPQGRQERALQAGADIVIACPGRLEDLVRQGLCDLGSVAVTVLDEADHMADLGFLPGVKRLLDKTPARGQRLLFSATLDNGVDVLVQRYLTDPKLHAVAPPVAPVQTMEHHVLEVVEEDKGAVVRELASGLGRRVLFTRTKHQAKKLAKQLTAAGVPAVDLHGNLSQNARERNLQAFSEGGVRVLVATDIAARGIHVDEVELVVHVDPPAEHKAYLHRSGRTARAGASGAVVTVMTPDQRRDVQLLSRQAKITPAQHRVRPGDQVLAGLVGEHAPLVVPQPEPVVQPSAPRPPRAGAGRPRRGGPRRG from the coding sequence TTGACGCAGTCCAGCATGCCCCCGCGCCAGCACGCCCCCCGCCCGTCCGGGCGCGGCTCCGGCCCCCGCCCCACGGGTGGCCGCCCGGTCCCCGCGGCGCGCACCGCTCCCACCGGCCAGCGCGCCCCGCGCCCGGCCGCCCCCCAGCCGGGCGCGCAGCCCGCCGCGCAGCCGGCGGTCGCGGAGCTGCCGACCCGCACCTTCGCCGAGCTCGGCGTGCCCGCCGCGCTCGCCGCCGAGCTGGTCCGGCAGGGCAAGACCACGGCCTTCCCGATCCAGACCGCGACGCTGCCGGACTCCCTCGCCGGGCGCGACGTCCTCGGCCGCGGCGCGACGGGCAGCGGCAAGACGCTCGCGTTCGCGCTGCCGCTGGTCGCCCGTCTCTCCGGCGCCCCCCGCAGCCGCCCGAGCACCCCGCGCGGCCTCGTGCTCGTGCCGACGCGCGAGCTCGCCAACCAGGTCGCCGACACGGTGGCGCCGCTGGCGACCGCCGCCGGGCTGCGCACCACGACGATCTTCGGTGGCGTCCCCCAGGGCCGCCAGGAGCGCGCCCTCCAGGCCGGTGCCGACATCGTCATCGCCTGCCCGGGCCGGCTCGAGGACCTCGTCCGCCAGGGCCTGTGCGACCTCGGCTCGGTCGCGGTGACCGTGCTCGACGAGGCCGACCACATGGCCGACCTCGGCTTCCTGCCCGGCGTCAAGCGCCTGCTGGACAAGACGCCGGCGCGTGGCCAGCGGCTGCTGTTCTCGGCCACGCTCGACAACGGCGTGGACGTGCTCGTGCAGCGCTACCTCACCGACCCCAAGCTCCACGCCGTCGCGCCGCCCGTCGCGCCGGTCCAGACGATGGAGCACCACGTGCTCGAGGTCGTCGAGGAGGACAAGGGCGCGGTCGTCCGCGAGCTCGCCTCGGGCCTCGGGCGCCGGGTGCTGTTCACCCGCACCAAGCACCAGGCGAAGAAGCTCGCCAAGCAGCTCACCGCGGCCGGCGTGCCCGCCGTCGACCTGCACGGCAACCTCTCGCAGAACGCCCGCGAGCGGAACCTCCAGGCGTTCTCCGAGGGCGGTGTCCGCGTGCTGGTGGCGACCGACATCGCTGCGCGCGGCATCCACGTCGACGAGGTCGAGCTCGTCGTCCACGTCGACCCCCCGGCCGAGCACAAGGCCTACCTCCACCGCTCCGGGCGCACCGCCCGGGCGGGCGCGAGCGGCGCGGTGGTCACGGTGATGACGCCGGACCAGCGGCGCGACGTGCAGCTGCTCTCGCGGCAGGCGAAGATCACGCCGGCGCAGCACCGGGTGCGGCCCGGCGACCAGGTCCTCGCGGGCCTCGTCGGCGAGCACGCCCCGCTGGTCGTGCCGCAGCCCGAGCCCGTCGTCCAGCCCTCCGCGCCGCGCCCGCCGCGCGCGGGTGCCGGCCGCCCGCGCCGCGGGGGCCCGCGCAGGGGCTGA
- a CDS encoding sensor domain-containing diguanylate cyclase — MPGTGTTSEGLLDAVFESLPGQVAVLDADGVVLLVNRAWREFAERAGGAQCGPGTSFFGVCARAQGAAAGEAALAAAGVRAVLDGVTREFTMDVACDTPLGRLWFSASAVPLLSGSGALLSYLEITERKQSEVRAAYRAAHDPLTGLPNRFLLQDRLAHALAAASRGDVSVALLFLDVDAFKRVNDRFGHVVGDAVLVEVARRLRRCVRPGDTVGRLAGDEFVVVCAGPRAAASAGAIARRVETAMAEPVLVEHGALRLGVSTGIAMGRPGDDADEVLRRADEAMFRAKAGRR; from the coding sequence GTGCCCGGGACCGGCACGACCAGCGAGGGGCTGCTCGACGCCGTGTTCGAGTCGCTCCCCGGGCAGGTCGCGGTGCTCGACGCCGACGGCGTCGTGCTGCTGGTGAACCGGGCCTGGCGCGAGTTCGCCGAGCGCGCGGGGGGCGCGCAGTGCGGCCCGGGCACGAGCTTCTTCGGGGTCTGCGCCCGCGCGCAGGGGGCGGCGGCCGGCGAGGCGGCCCTCGCCGCGGCCGGTGTGCGCGCCGTGCTCGACGGGGTGACCCGCGAGTTCACCATGGACGTCGCCTGCGACACGCCCCTCGGCCGGCTGTGGTTCAGCGCGTCGGCCGTGCCGCTGCTGAGCGGGAGCGGGGCGCTGCTGTCGTACCTCGAGATCACCGAGCGCAAGCAGAGCGAGGTGCGCGCCGCGTACCGCGCGGCGCACGACCCGCTCACCGGGCTGCCGAACCGGTTCCTGCTCCAGGACCGGCTGGCGCACGCCCTCGCCGCCGCGTCGCGCGGCGACGTCTCGGTCGCCCTGCTCTTCCTCGACGTCGACGCGTTCAAGCGGGTGAACGACCGCTTCGGCCACGTGGTCGGGGACGCGGTGCTGGTGGAGGTCGCGCGCCGGCTGCGCCGCTGCGTACGCCCCGGGGACACCGTCGGTCGGCTGGCGGGCGACGAGTTCGTCGTCGTGTGCGCCGGACCGCGCGCCGCGGCGTCGGCCGGGGCCATCGCGCGCCGGGTGGAGACCGCGATGGCCGAGCCCGTCCTCGTCGAGCACGGCGCGCTGCGCCTCGGGGTCAGCACCGGCATCGCCATGGGCCGGCCCGGCGACGACGCGGACGAGGTGCTGCGCCGGGCGGACGAGGCGATGTTCCGGGCGAAGGCGGGCCGGCGCTGA
- a CDS encoding methyl-accepting chemotaxis protein encodes MPERVAELARELAEVTREGVAGITAVTARTKLLSLNARIEAARAGSAGLGFGVVADEVGAVSRTVDELTGTLTAELETRVARLQELGDQLVADVRGTRLADLARMAIDIVDRNLYERSCDVRWWATDAAVVAACSPHGDRAHASARLGVILDSYTVYLDLWLADADGRVIASGRPGQHPVAGLDVSREPWFRQAVATRSGEEFAVVDVERNPALGGRAVATYATAVRAGGAADGAVVGALGIFFDWEPQAAAVLAGIPLGDEERTRTRCLVVDSAARVLAASSGGGELEEVVALDVHGKQGHYRRADGTVVGYCLTPGYETYRGLGWYGVLEQRPPGVGR; translated from the coding sequence GTGCCCGAACGCGTCGCCGAGCTCGCGCGCGAGCTCGCGGAGGTCACCCGCGAGGGCGTCGCGGGGATCACCGCGGTCACCGCGCGGACCAAGCTGCTCTCGCTCAACGCCCGGATCGAGGCCGCCCGCGCCGGGAGCGCGGGGCTGGGCTTCGGGGTCGTCGCCGACGAGGTCGGGGCGGTCAGCCGGACCGTGGACGAGCTGACGGGGACGCTCACCGCCGAGCTCGAGACGCGCGTGGCCCGGCTGCAGGAGCTCGGCGACCAGCTGGTCGCGGACGTGCGCGGCACCCGGCTCGCCGACCTCGCCCGGATGGCCATCGACATCGTCGACCGCAACCTCTACGAGCGCTCCTGCGACGTGCGCTGGTGGGCGACCGACGCCGCCGTCGTCGCGGCGTGCTCCCCGCACGGCGACCGCGCCCACGCGAGCGCGCGGCTCGGCGTCATCCTCGACTCGTACACCGTCTACCTCGACCTCTGGCTGGCCGACGCCGACGGTCGCGTCATCGCCAGCGGTCGGCCGGGCCAGCACCCCGTGGCCGGGCTCGACGTCTCGCGCGAGCCGTGGTTCCGCCAGGCCGTCGCCACGCGCAGCGGCGAGGAGTTCGCGGTCGTCGACGTCGAGCGCAACCCCGCCCTGGGCGGGCGCGCCGTGGCGACGTACGCGACGGCCGTGCGCGCGGGCGGCGCCGCCGACGGGGCGGTCGTCGGTGCGCTGGGGATCTTCTTCGACTGGGAGCCGCAGGCCGCCGCCGTGCTCGCGGGCATCCCGCTCGGCGACGAGGAGCGCACGCGCACCCGCTGCCTCGTGGTCGACTCGGCCGCCCGCGTGCTCGCCGCCAGCAGCGGCGGCGGCGAGCTCGAGGAGGTCGTCGCGCTCGACGTGCACGGGAAGCAGGGCCACTACCGGCGCGCGGACGGCACGGTCGTCGGCTACTGCCTCACGCCGGGGTACGAGACCTACCGCGGGCTCGGCTGGTACGGCGTGCTGGAGCAGCGCCCGCCGGGCGTCGGGCGCTAG
- a CDS encoding acyl-CoA thioesterase, whose product MPLHRVRVPMRWGDMDAYQHVNNVAFLGYLEEARIDLLFRVGADAGVAALREGLVVARHEIDYLAPLVWHPRGIDVEVGVATVGGGSFEVAYRVHDDATTYARARSTLVAYDLAAGRPRRLSPAERAFVEAHRTEPETP is encoded by the coding sequence GTGCCCCTCCACCGCGTCCGCGTGCCGATGCGGTGGGGGGACATGGACGCCTACCAGCACGTCAACAACGTCGCCTTCCTCGGTTACCTCGAGGAGGCCCGCATCGACCTGCTGTTCCGGGTGGGCGCGGACGCCGGCGTGGCGGCGCTGCGCGAGGGCCTCGTCGTCGCGCGGCACGAGATCGACTACCTCGCCCCGCTCGTCTGGCACCCCCGGGGCATCGACGTCGAGGTGGGGGTCGCGACGGTCGGCGGCGGGTCCTTCGAGGTCGCCTACCGCGTGCACGACGACGCGACGACCTACGCCCGGGCCCGCTCGACCCTCGTGGCCTACGACCTCGCCGCGGGCAGGCCGCGCCGGCTCAGCCCGGCCGAGCGCGCGTTCGTCGAGGCGCACCGTACGGAGCCCGAGACCCCCTGA
- the ettA gene encoding energy-dependent translational throttle protein EttA translates to MAEFIYTMRKARKAHGDKVILDDVTLSFFPGAKIGVVGPNGAGKSSVLKIMAGLDQPSNGDAILTPGYSVGILLQEPPLNEEKDVLGNVQEGVAETKAMLDRFNEIAELMATDYSDELLAEMGTLQEQLDHRNAWDLDSQLEQAMDALRCPPPDADVTLLSGGERRRVALCKLLLEAPDLLLLDEPTNHLDAESVLWLEQHLAKYAGTVVAVTHDRYFLDNVAQWILELDRGRAYPYEGNYSTYLETKASRLKVEGQKDAKRAKRLKEELEWVRSNAKGRQAKSKARLARYEEMAAEAERTRKLDFEEIQIPPGPRLGSVVVETEHLTKGFGDRTLIEDLSFSLPRNGIVGIIGPNGAGKTTLFKMLTGEEQPDSGAVRVGETVKVSYVDQGRGGIDPKKTLWEVVSDGLDFIHVGQVEMPSRAYVSAFGFKGPDQQKPAGVLSGGERNRLNLALTLKEGGNLLLLDEPTNDLDVETLTSLENALLEFPGCAVVISHDRWFLDRVATHILAYEGTEEQPAKWFWFEGNFESYEANKVERLGADAARPHRMTYRKLGRD, encoded by the coding sequence ATGGCGGAGTTCATCTACACGATGCGCAAGGCGCGCAAGGCGCACGGCGACAAGGTCATCCTCGACGACGTGACCCTGTCGTTCTTCCCGGGCGCCAAGATCGGGGTCGTCGGCCCCAACGGCGCCGGCAAGTCGAGCGTGCTCAAGATCATGGCGGGGCTCGACCAGCCGTCCAACGGCGACGCGATCCTCACCCCGGGGTACTCCGTCGGCATCCTGCTCCAGGAGCCGCCGCTCAACGAGGAGAAGGACGTCCTCGGCAACGTCCAGGAGGGCGTGGCCGAGACCAAGGCGATGCTCGACCGCTTCAACGAGATCGCCGAGCTCATGGCGACCGACTACAGCGACGAGCTGCTCGCGGAGATGGGCACGCTGCAGGAGCAGCTCGACCACCGCAACGCGTGGGACCTGGACTCGCAGCTCGAGCAGGCGATGGACGCGCTGCGCTGCCCGCCGCCGGACGCCGACGTCACCCTGCTCTCCGGCGGTGAGCGGCGCCGCGTCGCGCTGTGCAAGCTGCTGCTCGAGGCGCCCGACCTGCTGCTGCTCGACGAGCCCACCAACCACCTCGACGCCGAGAGCGTGCTGTGGCTCGAGCAGCACCTCGCGAAGTACGCCGGCACGGTCGTCGCGGTCACCCACGACCGGTACTTCCTCGACAACGTCGCGCAGTGGATCCTCGAGCTCGACCGCGGGCGCGCCTACCCCTACGAGGGCAACTACTCGACCTACCTCGAGACCAAGGCCTCGCGGCTCAAGGTCGAGGGCCAGAAGGACGCCAAGCGCGCCAAGCGGCTCAAGGAGGAGCTCGAGTGGGTGCGCTCCAACGCGAAGGGGCGCCAGGCGAAGTCCAAGGCGCGCCTCGCCCGCTACGAGGAGATGGCGGCGGAGGCCGAGCGGACCCGCAAGCTCGACTTCGAGGAGATCCAGATCCCGCCGGGCCCGCGCCTGGGCTCGGTCGTCGTCGAGACCGAGCACCTCACCAAGGGCTTCGGTGACCGGACGCTCATCGAGGACCTGTCGTTCTCGCTGCCGCGCAACGGCATCGTCGGCATCATCGGTCCCAACGGCGCGGGCAAGACCACGCTGTTCAAGATGCTGACGGGGGAGGAGCAGCCCGACTCGGGCGCGGTCCGCGTCGGCGAGACGGTCAAGGTCTCCTACGTCGACCAGGGCCGCGGCGGCATCGACCCGAAGAAGACGCTGTGGGAGGTCGTCTCCGACGGCCTCGACTTCATCCACGTCGGCCAGGTCGAGATGCCCTCGCGCGCCTACGTCAGCGCGTTCGGCTTCAAGGGCCCCGACCAGCAGAAGCCCGCGGGCGTGCTCTCCGGCGGTGAGCGCAACCGGCTCAACCTCGCCCTCACGCTCAAGGAGGGCGGCAACCTGCTGCTCCTCGACGAGCCGACCAACGACCTCGACGTGGAGACCCTGACCTCGCTGGAGAACGCGCTGCTCGAGTTCCCGGGCTGCGCGGTGGTCATCTCCCACGACCGGTGGTTCCTCGACCGCGTGGCGACGCACATCCTCGCCTACGAGGGCACCGAGGAGCAGCCGGCGAAGTGGTTCTGGTTCGAGGGCAACTTCGAGTCCTACGAGGCCAACAAGGTCGAGCGGCTCGGCGCCGACGCCGCGCGCCCGCACCGCATGACCTACCGCAAGCTCGGCCGCGACTGA
- a CDS encoding single-stranded DNA-binding protein — MNDAYVTLVGNLTSDCRHGETEEGVPRTNFGLAHTPRRRLRDGSWADGDTTFYSVTCWRDLAVNAANSLRKGDPVVVRGTLRSREWTSGERSGTALELSADTVGHDLSRGSTHFRRAERKERTAEPEAVAALPVETIDAAEAADAVGGLRGGTHQGELVGAAAAGG; from the coding sequence GTGAACGACGCGTACGTCACGCTGGTGGGCAACCTGACCTCCGACTGCCGGCACGGCGAGACGGAGGAGGGCGTGCCGCGCACGAACTTCGGGCTCGCGCACACCCCGCGCCGGAGGCTGCGCGACGGGTCGTGGGCCGACGGCGACACGACCTTCTACAGCGTCACCTGCTGGCGCGACCTCGCGGTCAACGCGGCCAACTCGCTGCGCAAGGGCGACCCCGTGGTCGTCCGGGGGACGCTGCGCTCCCGCGAGTGGACCAGCGGCGAGCGCTCGGGCACCGCGCTCGAGCTGAGCGCGGACACGGTGGGGCACGACCTCTCGCGCGGGTCGACCCACTTCCGCCGGGCCGAGCGCAAGGAGCGCACCGCCGAGCCGGAGGCGGTGGCCGCGCTGCCGGTCGAGACGATCGACGCGGCGGAGGCGGCGGACGCCGTGGGCGGGCTGCGCGGGGGCACCCACCAGGGCGAGCTGGTCGGCGCGGCGGCGGCTGGCGGCTGA
- a CDS encoding putative protein N(5)-glutamine methyltransferase yields MPDLVARLRAAGCVFAEDEARLLLADGRDLEPLVARRVVGEPLEQVLGWAELAGVRVALAPGVFVPRQRSAHLVEHAAVLARPGSVVVDLCCGSGALGLAVARAVPGVRLVAADLDPVAVACAAGNLAGVGTAYQGDLCAALPPELRGRVDVLVANAPYVPSGAVATLPPEARDHEPLLALDGGVDGLDVHRRIAAEAREWLAPGGTLLVETGEEQAGAAVALLEAAGLHADVDLSEEWGSAVVSGRRR; encoded by the coding sequence GTGCCCGACCTCGTCGCCCGGCTGCGCGCCGCGGGGTGCGTGTTCGCCGAGGACGAGGCGCGGCTGCTCCTCGCCGACGGCCGCGACCTCGAGCCCCTGGTGGCGCGCCGCGTCGTGGGCGAGCCGCTCGAGCAGGTGCTGGGCTGGGCGGAGCTCGCCGGCGTGCGCGTCGCGCTGGCACCGGGCGTCTTCGTGCCCCGCCAGCGCAGCGCGCACCTCGTCGAGCACGCTGCCGTCCTCGCCCGCCCGGGCTCGGTCGTCGTCGACCTCTGCTGCGGCTCCGGCGCGCTCGGGCTCGCCGTCGCGCGGGCCGTCCCGGGGGTGCGCCTCGTGGCCGCCGACCTCGACCCGGTCGCCGTGGCCTGCGCGGCGGGGAACCTCGCGGGGGTCGGCACGGCGTACCAGGGGGACCTCTGCGCGGCGCTCCCGCCGGAGCTGCGCGGGCGGGTCGACGTGCTCGTCGCCAACGCGCCGTACGTCCCCAGCGGTGCGGTCGCCACCCTGCCGCCGGAGGCGCGCGACCACGAGCCCCTGCTCGCGCTCGACGGCGGGGTCGACGGGCTCGACGTGCACCGGCGCATCGCGGCGGAAGCACGCGAGTGGCTGGCGCCGGGCGGGACCCTGCTCGTCGAGACGGGCGAGGAGCAGGCCGGAGCGGCCGTCGCCCTGCTCGAGGCGGCCGGGCTGCACGCCGACGTGGATCTCAGCGAGGAGTGGGGCAGCGCGGTCGTCAGCGGCCGGAGGCGCTGA
- the cobC gene encoding Rv2231c family pyridoxal phosphate-dependent protein CobC has product MPMGEAAALRHHGDRDAVPGLVDLAVNVRPDGPPPWLHARIAASLGRLAAYPDTAVARQAVSRRHGRAAAEVLLTSGAAEAFVLLARILRPRHAVVVHPQFTEPEAALRAAGHAVHQVVLPPPFVLDPAAVPDTADLVVVGNPTNPTSVLHPADALAALCRPGRVVVVDEAFADTAPGEPESLAGRQDLPGLVVIRSLTKTWGLAGLRVGYLLADPGLVHELGEAQPLWSVSTPALVALEACSGPDAVREAEDRARAIGADREQLCAALAAVEGARVHEGQSTSFVLLQVPGRPDVREALQAQGFAVRRGETFPGLGSDWIRIAVRDAATNDAFVAALRAVLAGESREALPPRGSVALVGGGPGDTGLLTVRGLALLGAADVVVTDRLAPAVQGLLAPGAVVLDASKDPNGRSVPQEETTRMLVEHGLAGHRVVRLKGGDPYVFGRGFEELQACRAAGLPVEVVPGVTSALAAPAAADVPVTHLGLAQEFTVVSGHLAPGDPRSTVDWPALARLRGTLVLLMAVDRLGAISDALVEHGRDPETPCAVVAEGTLESQRVVRAPLAGLAAAVTGSGVRPPAVVVIGTVAGLSASGR; this is encoded by the coding sequence ATGCCCATGGGTGAGGCTGCGGCCCTGCGCCACCACGGTGACCGGGACGCGGTGCCGGGGCTCGTCGACCTCGCGGTCAACGTGCGCCCGGACGGCCCACCGCCGTGGCTGCACGCGCGCATCGCGGCGTCGCTGGGACGGCTCGCGGCGTACCCCGACACCGCGGTGGCGCGGCAGGCCGTGTCCCGCCGCCACGGCCGGGCGGCCGCCGAGGTGCTGCTCACCTCGGGCGCGGCCGAGGCCTTCGTGCTGCTCGCCCGGATCCTCCGGCCGCGGCACGCGGTCGTCGTGCACCCGCAGTTCACCGAGCCCGAGGCCGCGCTGCGGGCAGCAGGACATGCGGTGCACCAGGTGGTCCTGCCGCCGCCGTTCGTGCTCGACCCTGCCGCGGTCCCGGACACCGCGGACCTCGTCGTCGTGGGCAACCCCACCAACCCGACCTCGGTGCTGCACCCGGCCGACGCCCTCGCGGCGCTCTGCCGCCCCGGGCGCGTGGTCGTCGTGGACGAGGCCTTCGCCGACACCGCGCCGGGGGAGCCGGAGTCGCTGGCCGGACGGCAGGACCTGCCCGGGCTCGTCGTCATCCGCAGCCTCACGAAGACCTGGGGGCTCGCGGGGCTGCGCGTCGGCTACCTGCTGGCCGATCCCGGCCTGGTGCACGAGCTCGGCGAGGCGCAGCCGCTGTGGTCGGTGTCGACGCCGGCCCTCGTCGCGCTCGAGGCGTGCAGCGGGCCGGACGCCGTGCGCGAGGCCGAGGACCGCGCCCGGGCGATCGGCGCCGACCGCGAGCAGCTCTGCGCTGCGCTCGCCGCCGTCGAGGGCGCCCGGGTCCACGAGGGCCAGTCGACGTCGTTCGTGCTGCTGCAGGTTCCGGGCCGCCCGGACGTCCGGGAAGCGCTGCAGGCCCAGGGCTTCGCCGTACGCCGTGGCGAGACCTTCCCGGGACTCGGCTCGGACTGGATCCGCATCGCCGTCCGCGATGCCGCGACCAACGACGCGTTCGTCGCGGCGCTGCGGGCGGTCCTGGCGGGCGAGTCGCGGGAAGCCCTGCCGCCGCGCGGATCTGTCGCGCTGGTGGGCGGTGGCCCGGGGGACACCGGGCTGCTGACCGTACGCGGCCTCGCGCTCCTCGGCGCCGCCGACGTCGTCGTCACCGACCGGCTCGCACCGGCGGTGCAGGGGCTCCTCGCTCCCGGCGCCGTCGTGCTGGACGCGTCGAAGGACCCCAACGGCCGCAGCGTGCCGCAGGAGGAGACCACCCGGATGCTCGTCGAGCACGGGCTCGCGGGTCATCGGGTCGTGCGGCTCAAGGGCGGTGACCCGTACGTCTTCGGCCGGGGCTTCGAGGAGCTCCAGGCGTGCCGCGCGGCCGGCCTGCCGGTCGAGGTCGTCCCCGGCGTCACGAGCGCGCTGGCGGCGCCGGCGGCGGCTGACGTCCCCGTGACGCACCTGGGCCTCGCCCAGGAGTTCACCGTGGTGTCGGGGCACCTCGCGCCCGGCGACCCGCGGTCGACCGTCGACTGGCCGGCGCTGGCGCGGCTGCGCGGGACGCTGGTGCTGCTCATGGCCGTCGACCGGCTGGGCGCGATCAGCGACGCCCTCGTCGAGCACGGCCGGGACCCGGAGACCCCGTGCGCGGTCGTGGCGGAGGGGACGCTCGAGTCGCAGCGGGTGGTGCGCGCGCCGCTGGCCGGGCTCGCGGCGGCGGTGACCGGGTCCGGCGTACGCCCTCCGGCCGTCGTCGTCATCGGGACGGTCGCCGGGCTCAGCGCCTCCGGCCGCTGA
- a CDS encoding sirohydrochlorin chelatase yields MTRPPLFVVGHGTRSAEGVAQFQALIERTGRLLAPRGIPVRGGFIELSPPPVRDVVAELVGAGHRHLVAVPLVLVAAGHGKGDIPGAMQREQDRHAGLTYAYGRPLGPHPVLQDVLETRIAAVAGDLPREDTAVVLVGRGSTDPDGNAEIAKVARLLWEGRGYAFVEPAFISLARPSVPEGIERARRLGAKHIVVAPYFLFAGVLPDRIVEQTQAYAAEHPDLDVRVAGLLGDCDELAGLVAERYEEALRGDIRMNCDTCIYRIAMPGHEHRVGAAQAPHDHPDDSTHSHGHEHPHAHAHG; encoded by the coding sequence ATGACCCGCCCCCCGCTCTTCGTCGTCGGCCACGGCACGCGCAGTGCCGAGGGTGTGGCGCAGTTCCAGGCGCTCATCGAGCGGACCGGCCGGCTGCTCGCCCCCCGCGGGATCCCCGTGCGGGGCGGCTTCATCGAGCTGTCGCCGCCGCCGGTGCGCGACGTCGTCGCCGAGCTGGTGGGTGCCGGTCACCGCCACCTCGTCGCCGTCCCGCTTGTGCTGGTCGCCGCAGGGCACGGCAAGGGGGACATCCCCGGCGCCATGCAGCGCGAGCAGGACCGGCACGCCGGCCTGACCTACGCGTACGGCCGACCCCTCGGCCCGCACCCGGTGCTGCAGGACGTCCTGGAGACGCGCATCGCCGCGGTCGCCGGCGACCTGCCGCGCGAGGACACCGCGGTCGTGCTCGTGGGGCGCGGGTCCACGGACCCCGACGGCAACGCCGAGATCGCCAAGGTCGCGCGACTGCTCTGGGAGGGTCGTGGCTACGCGTTCGTCGAGCCGGCCTTCATCTCCCTGGCGCGGCCGAGCGTGCCGGAGGGGATCGAGCGCGCCCGGCGGCTCGGCGCGAAGCACATCGTGGTGGCGCCGTACTTCCTCTTCGCCGGCGTGCTGCCCGACCGGATCGTCGAGCAGACGCAGGCGTACGCCGCCGAGCACCCCGACCTCGACGTCCGCGTCGCCGGGCTGCTCGGCGACTGCGACGAGCTGGCGGGGCTCGTCGCAGAGCGCTACGAGGAGGCGCTGCGCGGGGACATCCGGATGAACTGCGACACCTGCATCTACCGGATCGCCATGCCCGGCCACGAGCACCGCGTCGGTGCGGCTCAGGCGCCGCACGACCACCCCGACGACAGCACGCACTCCCACGGGCACGAGCACCCCCACGCGCATGCCCATGGGTGA